CACAAATCGTAGCGAACTCGGCTAACTTTACAGTAAAATATTACCTGAATCAGACTGATGCTAATGCGGGAAACAATAATACTCTTCCCACCAACTGGACTTATACAGCCAGTACTACTGTATACATAAGGGTGACCGCCAATGTAGGAGACTGTCCGCCAGCTTTGGGACAAATTAATTTCACCATTGGAAATAAAATTCCTTTAATAACAAACAATGCAAAAACAGATATCTGTGACAATGATCTTAATGGCTCAGAATCTGTAAATCTTAATGATTACAAAGCTTTGTTTACAATAGATCCGGCAGTAGTTGTATCATTTTATACTTCCCTTGCCAATGCTCAGGCAGGAACCAACCCCATTGCAGCTTCACAGGTTATTACTTACACGGGTGTGTTTTATGTAAGATTCCAGAGTAGTACAGGATGTCCTGATACCGGTGTATTAACTCTTACTTTAAAATCTCCTAAAAAATCTAGTACGCTTCATGATCAGATCATCTGTTCCAATGAAAAGATTCTATTGGATGCAGGCCCTGGATTCTCTTCTTACTTATGGAGCAATGGAGCAACTGCCCAAACTATTATTGCCAATGCGGGAAGTTACTATGTAGACCTTGGATTCAATGGATGTGTATACCGCCAACAGGTAAATGTAACAACGGCACAATCTCCTACCATTACAAGAATAGATGTTTCCGGTACTACGGCAACCGTTCATGTAACTGGAGGAACTCCCCCATATAAATATTCTTTAAATGGCTTAGATTACCAGCCATCTAATATATTTACAGGACTATCAAGAGGACTTCATACAGTATATGTATTAGGCTCTGATGGTTGTCGTTATATTACCAAGGAATTTTTAGTCATTAATCTTATCAATACAATTACGCCTAATGGAGATGGCATCAATGATGTTCTTAATTATTCTGAATTAAGAATAAAACAAGACGTGTCTATAGAGGTTGCAGACCGATACGGAGCCTCTGTTTATAAGTCTTCAGATAAAAATTATATTTGGGATGGAAGATCAAACGGAAGAAATCTTCCCACAGGAACATATTGGTATGTAATAAGATGGATTGAGCCAGATTCAAAATTACAAGTTTCTTACTCAGGATGGCTTTTAATTAAAAATCGAGAGTAATTTTTAACATTTGTTTGTAATTTATTAAAGGTATTTGATTTTTTATTTTAATTTTGTAGAAATCCTAATTCCATACACATGAAAAGATTTCTACTCAGTTTGGTGTTACTTTTTTTATCAATTAATACCCTCTTTGCGCAAAGGGATACTGAACATTGGATAGCCCCTTACTACACAGCTCCCTCTGTAGGGGACTTTGAGAACAGGCTATATCTATCCACAGATTCCACAACCCCCTTTCCTGTACAAGTATTTAATAATAATAACGTTCTTACAACGGTTACCATCAGTAAAGGAAACCCGCAGACTGTTGATGTAGATGCATCTATTATCTCTGCTAATGCGACTACACAAGCCTTTAATGTAGTCAGCAAAGGGCTTTATCTAAAAGGAGAGAAGCCTTTTTACTGTAGTTTAAGATTGGCACAATCTGTACACGGTGAAATTATTACCAGTAAAGGAAAAGCCGGAATTGGTAAACAATTTTATGTAGCTGCCAGTCCCAATACAGACCTTAATAGCCTTTATAACTTTACAGCAGGGATTATGGCTACTGAAAACAATACCAGTGTAACAGTATCATGGAATACTCCGGGACTTGTATTCACTAACGGAACACCTCCCGGAAACACACATTCATTTGTTTTAAATAAAGGACAATCTTTCATTTTTACCGGAAGTGGATCTACCGCTGCTAATAAGAACGGATTTATAGGCGCCAAGGTGGTTGCAGACAAACCTGTTACCCTTACCAATGGTAGTTGTAATGGTAACTTCTCAACACCTACAAGTGGCTCTGACCCTATTCTTGATCAGTCTGTTCCTGTTGATAGACTTGGAAACACTTTTGCCATGGTAAAAACAAGATCTACCAATCCTTCACTTAATATGGAGGGAGGACTTATTATTGCAACTGAAGACAATACTGCAATCTATCTGAATGGATCTACAACACCTGTTGAAACTATTAACGCAGGAGGTTGGTACAGAATTAATGAAACAAGCTATGTAACTCAAGCTGGTGCAGGAAATCATTCCAATATGTTTATCTCAACATCCAAGAATGTATATCTATATCAATTTATAGGAATAGATAATAATGCAGCAACGAATGGATTTAACTATATCCCGCCATTGAACTGTTTCTTACCAAGAAAAATTGATGAAATTGGTAAGATTAATGAAATGCCTGGCGTTACGGATCCAATTACATTAAAACTAAATATTCTAACTGAAGCAGGAGCTACCGTATTGGTAAATAGTAACCCTCCTAGTGCAGCTGAAGGACCATATCCTCTTACAGGAAATACTCAGTGGGTAACTTATGCAATATCCGGAGTGGTAGACAACCTTACCATTACCTCTACCAAGGCTGTAACAGCAGGTATTAACGGAGGATACAGCTCTGCTGGATATGGAGGTTACTTTGCCGGATTCTCTTCAATTCCTGTAATTGCTAAGAAAACAGGAGATTGTGTTCCAGGGCTTATTCTTGAAGTGGATGATGGATATGAAACTTACCAATGGTTCAGAAATGGCGTGGCTATCCCAGGAGCAACATCTTATAGCTATACTCCTACCCAATCTGGAAATTACACTGTAAAGGTAACAATGGGAACATGTCCTCCTGTTACTACACCTGTATATAAAGTACAAAACTGCTTAAAAATCACAAAACAAAACCTTGCAGTTTGTGCTACCAAAATCATTACACCTACCTTCACGTCTTCAACACAGACTCCGGTAGCAACTACAGTAAAAATACTTACTCCCCCTACTAAAGGTACGGCAGTTGTAAATTCAAACGGAACAATTACCTATACACCAAACGCAAATTATGAGGGACCAGACAAAATCGTTTATACATTCTGTGGAGACTCTGTAGAGTTTACAGATTGTGAAGAAGTTACTTTAGAACTTAATGTTATTCCTTTTGTTGTAAAAGATGATATTATTAAAGCTTGTTGGTATGACGTAGCTCCTTATGCTTATTTTGATTTAACTAAGGCTAAGATTACAGATTACGGAGCAGCAATAAAAAAATACTACCGTTCATTAACTGACCTTAATGCGGGTATCAATGAAATAACAGCACCTGACAACTTCCCTTCAACTGGTGGATTTGTGTATGTAAAAGTATCTACTGCTGAAGGATGTAGTGCTATTTCAAAAATTGAACTTATTCCACTTCCAATCAAGAAGTCTCCGATATTAGTAGATAAATACATTTGTATTGATGCTAAAACAGATTTAGATGCCGGACCTGGATATGATTCTTATGCATGGAGCAATGGTGCTACTACATCCGGAATCAGAAATGTTGGAGTTGGTGAATATTCTGTAATACTTAGTAAAAATGGATGTTTCCTTACACAAATAGTAAGAGTGAAAAAAGCCGAAGATCCTGTAATTCAACAAATCGAAATCAACAACAATAGTGCAACAGTAATTGCAGTGGGCGGTAAAGCTCCTTATAAATTTGCTGTGGACGGAACTGCAAACTGGCAGGATTCTAACACTTTCACAGGATTAACAAGAGGTCAGCATACATTCTACGTAAAAGATGCTTACAATTGTACTCCTGTTGCAACAGAAATTACAGTTCCAAATCTATTGAATGCCATTACACCTAACGGAGATAATGTAAATGACTTCATCGATTACAGTGAACTTGCCTATAAAGACAACCTGTCTTTTGTAGTATATGACAGATATGGTAACATGATATTTACCGGAACTAAATTCAACAATTTCAAGTGGGATGGTAAACATTTTGACAAGAGACTTGTAACCGGTACCTACTGGTATCACATTTCTTGGAATGAGGCGAATAAAGAAAAGACTCAGGTAAAATATACAGGCTGGATTTTAGTAAAAAACAGAGAATAATAAATTCAAAATAAAACATTCAAAACCGCGATCTTAAAATCGCGGTTTTTTTATTGCCTTTTCAACTATTCAATGCTTTTTATTATTAAATTTGTGATAAATACCCTTACTGAATGAAGAAAATTCTATCTTTTTTATTTATATTCTATATTTTCACCTCTGCTTTTGCACAATTGGACAGAGAACATTGGTTTGCTCCAATGGTGGATAGATCAGGAGCGCCCAGCCCCTACCAGAAACTTTATCTGTCTACCAGCAGAACAACTCCTTTCCCTGTAAATATTTATAACAATAATGTTCTGATCGGAACTGTAAATATCAGTAAAAACAATCCCCAAAAATTTGACGTTTTAAGGAATTATATTATTACCACACAGCAGTCAGATT
This genomic interval from Chryseobacterium joostei contains the following:
- a CDS encoding T9SS type B sorting domain-containing protein produces the protein MKRFLLSLVLLFLSINTLFAQRDTEHWIAPYYTAPSVGDFENRLYLSTDSTTPFPVQVFNNNNVLTTVTISKGNPQTVDVDASIISANATTQAFNVVSKGLYLKGEKPFYCSLRLAQSVHGEIITSKGKAGIGKQFYVAASPNTDLNSLYNFTAGIMATENNTSVTVSWNTPGLVFTNGTPPGNTHSFVLNKGQSFIFTGSGSTAANKNGFIGAKVVADKPVTLTNGSCNGNFSTPTSGSDPILDQSVPVDRLGNTFAMVKTRSTNPSLNMEGGLIIATEDNTAIYLNGSTTPVETINAGGWYRINETSYVTQAGAGNHSNMFISTSKNVYLYQFIGIDNNAATNGFNYIPPLNCFLPRKIDEIGKINEMPGVTDPITLKLNILTEAGATVLVNSNPPSAAEGPYPLTGNTQWVTYAISGVVDNLTITSTKAVTAGINGGYSSAGYGGYFAGFSSIPVIAKKTGDCVPGLILEVDDGYETYQWFRNGVAIPGATSYSYTPTQSGNYTVKVTMGTCPPVTTPVYKVQNCLKITKQNLAVCATKIITPTFTSSTQTPVATTVKILTPPTKGTAVVNSNGTITYTPNANYEGPDKIVYTFCGDSVEFTDCEEVTLELNVIPFVVKDDIIKACWYDVAPYAYFDLTKAKITDYGAAIKKYYRSLTDLNAGINEITAPDNFPSTGGFVYVKVSTAEGCSAISKIELIPLPIKKSPILVDKYICIDAKTDLDAGPGYDSYAWSNGATTSGIRNVGVGEYSVILSKNGCFLTQIVRVKKAEDPVIQQIEINNNSATVIAVGGKAPYKFAVDGTANWQDSNTFTGLTRGQHTFYVKDAYNCTPVATEITVPNLLNAITPNGDNVNDFIDYSELAYKDNLSFVVYDRYGNMIFTGTKFNNFKWDGKHFDKRLVTGTYWYHISWNEANKEKTQVKYTGWILVKNRE